The following nucleotide sequence is from Eremothecium cymbalariae DBVPG#7215 chromosome 6, complete sequence.
TAGGTCCATTACTGCAACACTACGCTGGAAATACCACTTgttaacaatattatcaCGTTTGCTCCTCCACAATAGCTCATGGGGAAACTTCTTAAACATCAAATTAAATATGATGTCAGAAATGCATAGCGATCCTCGTAAATGTGGAAGCACTGCAAATTTGTCAAGATACGCAAATTTCCGACCTTCGGGCCCTTCATGTGTCAATATTGCGATTCCCTCATACTCACCAATTACAATGATGCTTGCTATGTGTCCGTTTATTCTCTTTAAGTAATGCTCGAGGTTTAGTGAACGACCGAAACTCTTCTCTATTACTCTTCTGATTTTATACAAGTCTAGTTTGTCGCCGGTGGGTATTTTTTCGTTGAGGGGagtttcaaattcatcagGTGCTAATCCAATAGTGTTCTGGGGCGTTAAGGTGCTGTGATTATAAACCTTTATGTCAACACCCTGCTTTAAAACCGTTGTGGAAAATATTGGCTCATTTGAAGATGCAGGCTCCTCCTTCGTTGTTGTATCTGGCAACTCATACCAAGCATGATTGTGCAATATGTCGCGTCGCTTAAAACTAGGCAATGACGAGGAAATCAATGATCTATCAGTGAGCACATTATGCAACAATGGATTCTTTTTGGAATGAACAGCAGCGGAGGAGACGTTGGTAACTAGTCCTGTAGATGGGTGCGAGAGTTGCGTCAATACCGCATTCATCATCTCTAGATCCTCTTTATGTTTGAGCAACTGCTGTTTTCTCGCTAAAAGTTTATCTCTATTGATGACCGTTTCCACCGTCTCTGTGTGGGACAACGAGCTCAAAGCATCTATATCGGAAATCTGTTTCTGTAACTGCTCTGCCAACAACTCGTATTCCTGAGAGAGATTCACAAACACATGACTTTTCTGATGTCTTTCAACTGAGGGTATGCCACCGAGCTCATTAattatgaaaaatttctcAATGTGATAAGGGATGTGAGATACCAATTGACTCATAAAACTAGTTTTGTTATGAACCATAACCGTTTTCCCAAGTTTCTCATCATATATAAAAGGTAGAATTATTGGCATTACCGCACTGAGCTCTGGTATTTTAACAGATACATCACCGTTCTCCTTCCAAGACATACAGTTGGACACCGGCACGGATTTTAATCCGTAATTATGCAAAAAGCCTCTCAAGTCATTGCATTCCTTGGTCACATTCGGCGAGGGACTAAGCACCACCACAGGACTTACCCCTAACATTTGCAATCTCCCTATTGTAGCTGTAAGGTCTTGAATCAACCCCTGTGAATAAGAAGAAACATCTCTCATGTAAATAATACAGTGATTCAAGACTCCTGGTTTTCCATATTTCGATATATAGTCCTTAGCCTCTCTCCTGGTTGCAGTCGATTTGAGAACAGAAAGTATCAATTGGTTCGTTTTAAAATTCGGATCATGGTATCCAACCTTAGTAGCAAACCATCTGCGAATCATGtatcaacaacaataacTACTTCGTAACGATTAATCCTGAACTTATCCTACCTTGTAAAAACACTCCACTGCGCCTCCAGCTTGAGCAAATTTAAGCAGAATGAAGGAACCAACTTGCGAAGCccaaaaatattacaaaatGCCGTCACTCCTTGACCCTAAAGTGACTAACTTTGTATTGCCAAGCTgcctttttttgtttatgtCAGGATTTGTTAAAAAATCCCTTGGTTATACAACGCCTTGAAACCAAATGGAAAACGAACAGGAGAAGGAGGCTATATACGTCGGTATAACGAAACAGATTTATGAATTGAAGGTTTTATGTTAGGCATAACGAGCAGCAGCATGCTTTGATCGTTTCCTCATTTCTCAGGGATTTGAATACGaatcattaaaattttatttAGATAGGCATCTTACAGGTCACGTGCAGTAGTTGTCACTGGAAGATTTTGAGAAAGGCCCATAATGTTGTAGTGTATATCGCGAGAGAAGCTAGCCTCTTTGTTGTGCATCAACATAGCTTATAGGCGCAAGCATAAGTGTGCTAGTAGTCGCTAACCAAATATGTCGCTTCCCAAACGCCTGGAGAATAAGTTTTCTCCTGAAGAGATCCAGTTTTTAGTCGAGAATGAGCCAATCAAGATCATGCCTCGTATAACGACAAGGAAAAATCGTCGTCAGGCAGCTAACACAGATGTGAAGCCGGTAACAAACTGGAAACTTATAACGACGGATGACTATAATGTGAATAACATGGTGGCCTTGAAAAGTACCGAGGTGGTTCTATGGCTCGCACTACTATTGAAACAGCAAGGGAAATGCAGTATAGTGGCCCCTGCTTGGCTTACGCTGAAACAACTGGATGGGTTCATTGATTTCGAAGTGCGCAATCCATTAAGATTTGCAAGTCTACCTTGGAATTGGCTTGTCGTGGCCCATCTGCTATTTCAACGGGCAGCGGATGACTTTAGAGACCCTGTCCATCTTCTCCGAGGAAAAATACAGGACCTGCGTGAGATCAGACAAAGTAAGATTTCTAAAGGCTTGCAGCATCTAAATGAGTCCCATCTACAACTGGATAATCTTTCGCTAACAGAGATTAACGAACTGCGACCGTTTGTTACCGGTGTCATGGACAAAATGATGGAGATCCACGCGAGTGCCAACAACGACAACGCTGAGCCTGAAGATTACGAGATGTAGCATATATAGTAACTATCAGAATGAGATACAAAAGAATATTGCAACAGAcatccttcttcttatatatatatatatattcctgcTTCCTTTGCCAGAAGAACTGTACCCCGGCGTtgttaaaaataatgaGAGCTACGGGATTCGAACCCGCGAATCCGTAGATATCAGAGGATTTTAAACTACAAGTTAGCCTAAATCTGACGCCTTAACCACTCGGCCAAACTCTCAAATTCGCTAGAGCTAACGTTTCGAACTGCGTATAAATATCCCTAACCCTTCTCTTGAtgtgtcgtaaaatcaaaagagcatcccgatagttatgatagtcaggctaaggagcatgttgatagtcacgataacaagacaaagaagcagcgaatcagagtcgttaggagactatgaagatgataaccattgtataacagcgaatcagagttgttagaagtgtcaagataaccactgagctgttatcggctaggaatctgcatagcaagtaagcaagagagcttaagtaggacaacagaaactatataagaagacccaaactagctagattagattagatgctaggtccagctagatccccagagggtagttgagccagattagagactatataaacagtaactgatcatcaacctaagtattagctggcacgtgacgagaagttcaagctagcacgtgaccccaactagtggccctcgacatGACCTGAATTTTTGTACACGGAAAACAGGCTGGGCGGCTCCTCCTTATAATCAACAAACATCTTGGCTACCCAAAGTGAATTCATGTTCCACATATCGAATTCCTCCCCCCCTCCCCTGTCTCCCCATCCTGCTACCTGCCATACATGCATCCCACTCTTCCCTGTCTATCATAAAGGGCGGATAATATCTCTTACAGATTCCCAGTAGAACTGTGCAAACAGCCTCAAGCAGCCCCTCTGACGCAATGAACATGGCCACACTGGTGCCCCTCTGTCGCACCAGTGTGCTACCTAACCACCTATATAAACACTGGTTCTACCACTGTTGTATAGCGCCGACAGCAGCAGACACTCTATCCTCCTGGAAAATAATTTTGTAAACGTTTTTGTGTTTATGTACAGAATACAACACAGCTAATAGCTATAGTAGTACAATtaatataacaaaatcGACCTCTGCCATTCAAAACAATGCAAGTTTGGAACCTCTCTAGGCTATTCAATAACATTTCGTACTTCAACAAGCAATCATCGGAACAACGAAATGACGGCTTCCACGACTACTCCATCATCAGTGATAGAATTAACACGGACGGCTACGTGGAAATCCAACTAGCCACCACCACAGACCTGCACCCCACAAATGCCGATTCAACTAGATCCCACTTCACTGCAACCCTCCCATACACTGAAAACTCTGACGAAGTCGATGTCCCGATCTCCGACTTCATACGCTTCAGAAACAAGTTGCAAGCCTCATCCAACAAATCCCCTTCTAGCCtgaaaacaacaaatatgCCCCCCTCATCCAAACTGGGCAAAATTTGCGCTCGCAAGTCTGCCAGAGATCAGCTGATCGCACGCAAGTTGGTCTTCCTCAGTGCTGCTCCTTACCCAAACTCAAACCTGTGCAAGCTACACACCCAGGATTATTCTCATTTAGACCGTATGTTAGAATCTACTGACGATATCCAGTTCAACGATAAGAATAACCGCAGGTCTAAATTCATAGTCAGAAGAGGCtggaacaaaaaaaatcaatgaaAGCTTAACCAACAAGACAAGAAGCCCCCACAAGCCCACCAGCCTGGACCCTGCTACACCGATCAATCTCAAGCTCATCCATCAGACGTAACTGCCTCTATAATATCTCAACAAATCCTAGTTGTTTACAAAGGACctaaacaaaaatattacaCTGCTCGTATATTACGTAAACCACCACTTCCCGCACCGCCAGCACGGGCCTCGTGATCTCACGTGGCCCGTGCTGTGTCTCTGCGTGTCCGTGCCCTCCGGCCTGCTTTTGCTCGCCGGCGAGCAAAAGCAGAAAACCAGGCAAGGCCCGCGTCACAGCCGTGCATAATGTCTTCCGTGGACGGGGCAGCTCGGCGCAGACTCTGCATGCTGCCTCCCGTGACGCTCGGACTTTACCCTTATCCCGCTACGCCCTAAACCGCCCGCCCGCCGCGAAAGCCGCCGACAGGTGCCTGCAACTTTGCGCACGTGCTTGCACGTTGCTTGGCATCCATGCGCACCCCTCCAGCCCGCACACCACATCCCTTTTGGGATTACCAATCTGGTGCGTCATTGTTGAACAACTTCCGGCCTCCCCTATTGGACAAGCGGGCGGGTGGCCGCGGGTGTTTCTGGGCGAAAAGAGCAACTTCGATGGCGAAAAGAGCAACTCGATGGCGGCATTGTTCTTTTTAGGTTTTGTGGCGGAAAACCAAGGACTTCCGAGTGAGCGCTATCATTAACTAAATAGGCAAAGCAGCTACCTAGTTCGACGAAAGTTGTCGTTGTTTTACGATACATCGAACGCATAATGGAAAAGCCGATTGTTGTGTGAACGGCCGAGAGATAGGGATTTCGAGCACGCATAGGACGGGACAATTGGGACAATGAAGTTGGTTTTCATGTGGCCGGAATGCTTGGAAACAATGTAAGGTTAGCAAAATGAGGACAATATAGAGAACGGGAAcaggaacaagaagaacaagaggGTTTTTAAGAGATTGGCTGCTCGAGGAAGAGGAACAGACGGAGGGAGGATGGCGGACTGtaatggtggtggtggtggtgattGGATAAAGGGttgttttccttttttgtttttgctTCGCAGTTGCagcaaatatttttttgttactCCATTTGGCTTTTAGATAAGAAACCTCTAAGAGCAATGGTGTATTATGTTATTGTGTCTGTAGTGTAGTTTacattttgttttttgttgatgtttGTAGTGAAACAAcgatcaaaaaaataaaaagtagTCTCGGCCTTTCACAGGGCGTGGACGTAATTGTAAAATGCGGAATTTAGGATGTGTAGTTTGGCGAATACGCAGActgatgatggtggtgaATGTGTGAATAATAGGGAGGATATGCACGTTTCggaattgtttttttaatagtTCCACAGTGGGTATTTTGGATAGTAGAAGTGGCATTTGTCTctgatttttattttattttttgtttcgATCCATTGCGTGGGTAAAAACAGCTTAGGGTAGCGGTTGAGTGGAGCAGTGGTGGGTGTTTGTGTTCTTTGTGAAGAGAACTAGATGTCCCTGGTAAGGGAATGATCAAGTGAAACGAGGATCTGGATATTCCGAACACAATGTAGAGTAATCATAAAgcattttttatttctattttgatgcttttttgattatatCGGCTGTGTACGTACATTTCATTGTACGTGGGAGCGGGTACACTGCCATCTCTATGGGGGATGGGAATATGTCTACTTGGCCTTGGGAAGAATGAAGAGAGTAAATTTCTGCAGGGTGTATTCTGGggagaaaagaagaaggagcaGAAGATCAATCTTTCAATAAATGTAGTTTTGGGGTtttaaaatcattcaaaGTATATAAAAAGCCCCTTGCGTTTTGGATATATGGTAACGTGTTTCAAGAGTGTTACATATCTTCAAACACAGACTAGCCAAAGAAATTACAAGcaatagcagcagcaaggCAGCAGCAAGGCAGTAGGTTAGGAGAAAATTTAGGACGTTCAGGATGAAGATAATTAATTCTCTTTTGGCACTGTATTGTCTAATTCAAGGGTATACGGTAGTAGCTCTTGAAGCCGGCAATGAAAAGCCCAACTATGCTAGccatgatgatgataagaAGGCAAGCCGGAGGCTTGTTGATAATCGTCAGCCCGATGACCACTTggctttaaaaaaaagtttgaaTTCGGAGTTCAGCAGGAAGGTGCGACAGCGCGTGAAAGtgccaaaaaaat
It contains:
- a CDS encoding uncharacterized protein (similar to Ashbya gossypii ADR121WA), with the protein product MQVWNLSRLFNNISYFNKQSSEQRNDGFHDYSIISDRINTDGYVEIQLATTTDLHPTNADSTRSHFTATLPYTENSDEVDVPISDFIRFRNKLQASSNKSPSSLKTTNMPPSSKLGKICARKSARDQLIARKLVFLSAAPYPNSNLCKLHTQDYSHLDRMLESTDDIQFNDKNNRRSKFIVRRGWNKKNQ
- the ARG2 gene encoding acetyl-CoA:L-glutamate N-acetyltransferase (similar to Ashbya gossypii ADR120C) → MIRRWFATKVGYHDPNFKTNQLILSVLKSTATRREAKDYISKYGKPGVLNHCIIYMRDVSSYSQGLIQDLTATIGRLQMLGVSPVVVLSPSPNVTKECNDLRGFLHNYGLKSVPVSNCMSWKENGDVSVKIPELSAVMPIILPFIYDEKLGKTVMVHNKTSFMSQLVSHIPYHIEKFFIINELGGIPSVERHQKSHVFVNLSQEYELLAEQLQKQISDIDALSSLSHTETVETVINRDKLLARKQQLLKHKEDLEMMNAVLTQLSHPSTGLVTNVSSAAVHSKKNPLLHNVLTDRSLISSSLPSFKRRDILHNHAWYELPDTTTKEEPASSNEPIFSTTVLKQGVDIKVYNHSTLTPQNTIGLAPDEFETPLNEKIPTGDKLDLYKIRRVIEKSFGRSLNLEHYLKRINGHIASIIVIGEYEGIAILTHEGPEGRKFAYLDKFAVLPHLRGSLCISDIIFNLMFKKFPHELLWRSKRDNIVNKWYFQRSVAVMDLSLNLGDGDEKNSMFKLFYYGDRDKETFENLNRLKEYAVCIRDIQPSWNDEVT
- the PSF2 gene encoding DNA replication protein PSF2 (similar to Ashbya gossypii ADR121W), whose product is MSLPKRLENKFSPEEIQFLVENEPIKIMPRITTRKNRRQAANTDVKPVTNWKLITTDDYNVNNMVALKSTEVVLWLALLLKQQGKCSIVAPAWLTLKQLDGFIDFEVRNPLRFASLPWNWLVVAHLLFQRAADDFRDPVHLLRGKIQDLREIRQSKISKGLQHLNESHLQLDNLSLTEINELRPFVTGVMDKMMEIHASANNDNAEPEDYEM